A stretch of DNA from Pirellulales bacterium:
GCGGATTTTCAACCGGTCGAAATCGCAGAGATCTATGAACAGCACGGCGCCACCTGCCTGAGCGTGCTGACCGATCAGCCCTACTTCCAAGGCAAGCTCGAATATTTGCGAGATATTCGCGGCGCGGTCGGACTGCCTGTGCTGCGAAAGGATTTTATTCTCGACAAATATCAGCTTTATGAGGCCCGCGCGGCCGGCGCCGATGCCGTGCTGTTGATTGCCGAGTGCTTGGACGACTGCCAGTTGCGGGCGTTGCACAACGAAACGGTCGCTCTGGGGATGTCGCCGCTCGTTGAACTATACGATCCCGAGAATTTGCAGCGCGTATTCGACGCCGGGGCGACGCTGATCGGCATCAACAATCGCGATCTGCGGACGTTCAAGACTGACTTAGAACATTCGCTGCGAATGCGACAGCGCGTGCCGGACCAATGTGTGTTGGTGGCCGAGAGCGGAATTCGCACGCGGGGCGATGTCGAGCGGCTCGAAGCCGCCGGCATCGATGCGATCTTGGTCGGCGAGTCTTTGATGGCTCGCCCGGCAATTGGAGCGGCAGTGGATGAGCTGCTGGGAAAGGCGGAGTAGGGTTCGGGGTTTAGGGTTCACAGTTTTGGCGGCTGTGCTGAACGACGAGCTTGTCAGGCTGTTTTGCGCGCCACAGTTTGGCGAGTTGTCGCCCGGTCGTGCTCAATGGATAATCTTCTAACTCGGCCGCCGATGCCCACTGTTGCCCTTGCGAGTTGCTGATCTTTTCAGCGCCTTTCCACGTCGCCGTGTAGCAATCGAGCGTGATGCGAAATCGCGTGACGCCATGACGCAGCGTGGCGAAAGGCTTTGGTCGATTCACTTGGATGCCCGTAAGGCATCGCACGTTGTCAACAACCTGTCGCGGAACAGAAACACCGTTGGCGGCGTTTAACCGAAATCGAGGAAAATCCCAGAGGCCAGCCCAACGTTCGC
This window harbors:
- the trpC gene encoding indole-3-glycerol phosphate synthase TrpC yields the protein MSILDEIVAAKRLEIEAAKAAQPEALVRAAAKTAPPPREFFAALAAKGPIKLIAEVKKASPSAGVIRADFQPVEIAEIYEQHGATCLSVLTDQPYFQGKLEYLRDIRGAVGLPVLRKDFILDKYQLYEARAAGADAVLLIAECLDDCQLRALHNETVALGMSPLVELYDPENLQRVFDAGATLIGINNRDLRTFKTDLEHSLRMRQRVPDQCVLVAESGIRTRGDVERLEAAGIDAILVGESLMARPAIGAAVDELLGKAE